The nucleotide sequence TGGGGCCGATCCTGGGCCGATCCTGGGGCCGATCCTGGGCCGATCCTGGGGCTGATCCTGGGGCTGATCTGGGGCCGATCCTGGGGCCGATCCTGGGGCCGATCCTGGGCCGATCCTGGGGCCGATCCTGGGGCTGACCCTGGGGCCGATCCTGGGGTTGATCTGGGGCCGATCCTGGGGCCGATCCTGGGGCCGATCCTGGGGCTGATCTGGGGCCGATCCTGGGGCCGATCTGGGGCCGATTCCTCCGTTTTTTGTACAATTGGGGGCTCCACGTTTTTCTACGCGCGGGTTTGGGGGGGGAGTGGGAGTTGTTGGGGGAAaagaggaattttggggggaaatgggaattttttgggggggaggaaatgggatttttttgggcaaaaatgggaatttttggggggaaaaatgggaattttttgggggggaaaacaggaatttttttgggggaaaatgggattttttgggggggaaaaatgggaatttttggggggaaaaacaggaactttgggggggaaaatgggaattttttggcagaaaatgggaatttttggggagaaAACCAAGAATTTCTTTTGGGggggaatgggattttttttggggagaaaaaaaccgAGAATTTTTTGGGGCAAAatatgggaattttggggggggtcgGGTCGGTGCTGCCCTGTTGGAATAAAGAGAAAATCCCATGGAAAGTTCTGGATTTCCTTTGGAATTCCTCAAATCTTCGcctttcaccccaaaatcccaggagggagggggacaacacccctgtgtccccaaggtgccaccacagccctgggggtgtccccaaggtgtccccaaagctctgagggtgtccccaaggtgtccccaaggtgctgccctgggtctgggggtgtccccaaagctctgggggtgtccccaaagtgccaccacagccctggggatgtcCCCAAAGCTCTGGGGGTGTctccaaggtgtccccaaggtgccaccggggctctgggggtgtccccaaggtgccacCAAAgctctgggggtgtccccaaggtgccacCAAAGCTCTGGAGGTGTCCCCAAAGCTCtgagggtgtccccaaggtgtccccaaggtgccaccatgggtctgggggtgtccccaaagtgtccccaaggtgccacCCCctctccaggtgtccccaaagctctgggggtgtccccaaagtgccaccaaggctctgggggtgtccccaaggtgtccccaaggtacCACCAGGGGTCtgagggtgtccccaaggtgtccccaaggtgccacCCCCCGTTgaggtgtccccaaagccctgggggtgtccccaaagtgtccccaaggtgccaccgtgggtctgggggtgtccccaaagctctgggggtgtccccaaggtgccacCAGGGGTCtgagggtgtccccaaggtgccacCCCCcgtccaggtgtccccaaggtgtccccaaggtgccacCCCCcgtccaggtgtccccaaggtgtccccaaggtgtccccaaggtgccacCCCCCcgtccaggtgtccccaaggtgtccccaaagtgtccccaaggtgccacCCCCCGTCCAGGTGTCCCAAGGTCGCCGTTGTCCCCTCCCCGCTGCCGCGCCCGGGGCAGAGTCCGGGCCGGGCGGTGCCACCTGCGCCAGGTGTGGCACCAAaggtccccggtgtccccagccccccccGTGCCCCTTATCTGTCCCTTATCAGGGTCCGGCCTGGGAGGGGCCGGAACTGGGGAGGGGCCCCGGGGCTATAAAGGGACCCTGGTGGCCCCTTGGGCACCTCTTTGTCACCTTTGTCACCTTTGTCACCTCCTTGTCACCGCTGTCACCGCTGTCGCCATGGCGTTCGTGCCCCCACCCGGGTACCTGCCCTCCTACAACCCGGTGGGTACCcccggaggggctgggggcgcccccaaaatggggggggggggggctatggggcattttggggtccTTGGGAGGGACAATTTGGGGTCCCCGCCACCCTCCCAGTGACATCTGGGGGCCCTGTCACCCCCAAAATggagggaggggtttggggggggtctgggacattttggggtccctgtcaCCATGCCAGTGACATTTGGGGTCCTTGTCGCCccgaaatggggctgggggcgccccaaaaatggggctgggggtctATGGGACATTTGGGGTCCTTGTCACCCTggtggggacattttggggtccctgtcaccctcccagtgccattttggggtccctggggccATTTGGGGaccttttcaccccaaaaaccggGGGGAAAGGGtctggggggtccctgtgcccccgttggggacattggggtccCCCTGTCACCCCCCCCAgtgccattttggggtccctgtcccccccccagtgccattttggggtccccctgacccccccagtgccattttggggtccctgtcacccccccagtgccattttggggtccccctgacGGCCCCAGTGCCATTTCGGGGTCCCTTTCACCCCCCAgtgccattttggggtccccctgacGGCCCCAgtgccattttggggtccctgtccccccccagtgccattttggggtccctgtgcccctccggtgccattttggggtccctgtccccccagtgccattttggggtccctttccCCCCTTGgtgccattttggggtccctctgtgcccccccagtgccattttggggtctctgtgtccctgttgGTGACATTGGggtcccccttttcccccttggtgccattttggggtccctgtccccccagtgccattttggggtccctgtccccccccagTGCCATTCTGGGGTCCCTTTCCCCCCTTGGTGCCATTCTGGGGTCCCTGACGCCCCCGTttgtcccccagcccctgccctacGTGGCCCCCGTGCCCGGGGGGCTCTGGCCCGGCATGGCCGTGTACGTGCAGGGGGTGGTGACCCCCCAGGCCGAATGGTAATGATGGGGTCCATGGGATCTGCTGGGGTCAACTGGGAtcaactgggagggactgggggggactgggaacactgggagggcactgggaggggaattgggggaattggggacattggggggcactgggagggactgggatcaactgGGAtcgactgggagggactggggggcactgggagggactgggaggggactggggggTACTGGGATCAACTGGGATCAACtcggataaactgggagggactgggggcattgggaggggattgggggaattggggacactggggggacacctgaACCTGGTTGGGGTGGGGGTGGCGGGGGGACAGTGGGTGACACCAtgtgacactgggtgacactgggtgacactgggtgacaaTGGATGAcactggggtgacactgggtgacactgaggtgacacaggtgcccctgaggtgtccctgctgtccccaggttCTGCGTGAACCTGGCTGGGGTGGGGGTCCTGGGGGCACAttgggtgacactgggtgacactgggtgacactggatgacactgggtgacactgggtgacactcaggtgacaccgggtgaccctgatgtgtccctgctgtcccaggttCCGCGTGAACCTGGCTGGGGTGGGGGTCCCGGGGGCACATTGGGTGACACTGGatgacactgggtgacactgggtgacactcaggtgacaccgggtgaccctgatgtgtccctgctgtcccaggttCCGCGTGAACCTGGCTGGggtgggggtcccggggggacACTGGGTGAcagtgggtgacactgggggacactgggtgacactgggtgacactgggtgaccctgaggtgtccctgctgtcccaggttCCGCGTGAACCTGGCTGGggtgggggtcccggggggacactggggtgacactgggtgacaatgggtgacactgggtgacactgggtgacactcaggtgacactgggggacactgggtgacactcaggtgacaatgggtgacactgggtgacactcaggtgacaccgggtgacactgggtgacactgggtgacactgggtgacactgggtgccCCAGGTGACCCTGGAATGTCCCCAGGTTCCGCGTGAACCTGGCTGGGGTGGGGGTCCCAGGGTGACCCAGGTGACACTCGggtgacactcaggtgacactcaggtgacacTTGGGTGCCCCAGGTGACCCTgatgtgtccctgctgtcccaggttCCGCGTGAACCTGGCGGCGGGCCCGCAGGAGGAGGCGGACGTGGCCCTGCACGTCAATCCCCGCTTCGGGGCCGGGCTCGCGGTGCTCAACAGCCGCCggggggggcactggggggacgAGCGGCGCCGGGAGCTGCAGCCGCTGTGCCAGGGGGGAGCCTTCGAGATGGTGATCAGCGTCACCCCCGAGGGGTACCGGGTATGACAGAGGGGATTTAGGGGCTTTATGGGATTGGGGAGCCTTCGAGATGGTGATCAGCGTCACTCCCGAGGGGTACAGGGTATGGccgaggggatttggggtcattgaGGGGTTTGGGAGCCTTCGAGATGGTGATCAGCGTCACCCCCGAGGGGTACCGGGTACGGGAAAGGGGATTTAGGGGGTATTTGGGGTCCTTAGGGGGAGGATTTGAGGTCTttaggaggggtttgggggggttctgggggtattttggggtgtcctggtgtatttgggatttctgggtgggtatttggggtgtcccagggatgttttggggtccctgggtgtatatttggggtgttttggggtcccagggtgcatatttggggtgttttggggtccctgatccccctttccccccgtgccccccagATCCTGGTGAACGGCACCTTCTACGAGGAGTTCCCGCACCGGCTGCCCCCGGAGCAGGTGACGGCCGTGAACGTGGACGgggacctggagctgcactCGGCCTCGGTGCTGGGTGGAGGGGTGAGACCCTAAAACTGCCCTGGACCCCAAAaactgcaccccaaaaaccacccctgcaccccaaaaaccacccccgGGCCCTAAATCCAATCACAGACCCCAAAAACGGCACCCTAAAAACCACCCCGGGCCCTAAAACCAATCACAGACCCCAACAACCGCCCTTAAAATCATCCTTGTGCCCCTAAAACCGCCcccaaaacacacctgggatCCCCCCTTACCTGGAGCTGCACTCGGCCTCGGTGCTGGGTGGAGGGGTGAGACCCTAAAACTGCCCTGAACCCCAAAAACGGCACCCTAAAAAccatccctgcaccccaaaaacggCTCCTGTTCCcccaaaacacacctgggaccccccctTACCTGGAGCTGCACTCGGCCTCGGTGCTGGGTGGAGGGGTGAGACCCTAAAACTGCCCTGGATCCCAAAaactgcaccccaaaaaccaccccggGCCCTAAAACCAATCACAGACCCCAAAAactgcaccccaaaaacggCTCCTGTTCCcccaaaacacacctgggatCCCCCCTTACCTGGAGCTGCACTCGGCCTCGGTGCTGGGTGGAGGGGTGAGACCCTAAAGACCaccctgaaccccaaaaatggcaccccaaaaaccaccccggGCCCTAAAACCACCCCTGGACCCTAAAACCACCCCTGGACCCCAAAAACTGCACCCGAAAAACCACCCCGGGCCCTAAAACCAATCACAGACCCCAAAAACTGCACCCTAAAAACCAcctctgcaccccaaaaaccgCCCCGGGCCCTAAAACCACCCTGAACCCTAAaactgcaccccaaaaaccaccccggACCCTAAAACCACCCGGAAACCCAAAAACCgcaccccaaaaaccatccctggaccccaaaaacaacccagATTCCAAAATTCCACTCCcgaaccccaaaattcccttccTGGACCCCTAACCCCACCCttgcaccccaaaaccaaccccgGACCCCAAAATTTCACCCCTGGACCCTAAAATTCCCCCCTTgtaccccaaaattccacacctgaaccccaaaattcccccctgcaccccaaaactccTCTGACCCCCCCTCTTCCCTTACAGGGAGCGTTTCCCCCGTGCGTCCCGGTGAGTCTGGGGGGGCCCCggtgatttttgggggtccccaggtgaatttttggggtcccagatGGATTTAGGAGGTGCCCAGGTGGATTTGGAGGGTCCTAGGTGGGTTTTGGGGGCCCCCAGGTGGATTTTGAGTTTCccaggtgaattttgggggtccccagatgatttttgggggtccccaggtggattttgggggtccccaggtggattttgggggtccccagaTGATATTGAGTTTCCCAGGTgagttttgggggtccccaggtggattttgggtggtCCCAAGTGAACTTTGGGGGTCCCCAGGTAaatttgggggtccccagaTGATTTTGAGTTTCCCAAGTGAACtttgggggtccccaggtggattttggggttccccaggTGGATTTTGAGTTTCCCAGGTGAGTTTTGGGGGTCCCCgatgattttggggtccccaggtgATTTTGAGTttcccaggtggattttggggggggtcccagaTGATTTTTGGGTGGTCCCAGGTGGATTTTGAGTTTCCCAGGTGAgttttgagggtccccaggtggattttggggtccccaggtggattttgggggtccccagatgatttttgggggtccccgatgattttggggtccccccaaCCTCTGTTTCCCCCCCCAGGACGCCCCCCAGGTCACCCCCAGCTACCCCGACTGTAACCTGCCGGTGAGTGGGGAGGGgtccccccaaaattcacccaaaccCCGAAATCCACCCCTTCCCCAACAGGGGGGGTTCCCCAGGTGCGACCCCCACCCCACTGACCCCAAATTGTGCCCCACAGGTGATGGGGCAGCCCCCCACCCTCCACCCGGTgagtttgggggggatttgggggtcctgggggggtttggggtggcttaaagggggatttggggtggctcaaggggggattgggggggtgccagggggttttggggtggcttTAAGGGGGATTTGGGTGACtcaaggggaatttggggtggctcaaggggggatttgggggttttggggtggctcaaggggggatttgggggtcccagggggttttggggtggctttaagggggatttggggtggctcAAGGGGGcattggggggtcccagggggttttggggggatttgggtgttttggggtggctcaaggggggatttagggggtcccagggggttttggggtggcttaaagggggatttgggtggctcaagggggaatttgggggttttgggtggcTTAAAGGGGGATTTGGGTGATTCaagggggaattggggggatttgggggtcctgggatggggtttgggggtgatttggggggatttgaggttttggggagggacctgggggatttgggggtcccagggggttttggggtggttttaaggggatttggggtggctcAAGGGGGcattgggggtcccaggggttttggggggatttgggtgttttggggtggctcaaggggggatttagggggtcccaggggggttttggggtggcttTAAGAGGGATTTGCGTGATTCAAGCGGGgaattggggggatttgggggtcctggggggggattgggggtgatttgggggtcccagggagttttggggtggcttaaagggggatttgggtgattcaaggggggtttggggggtctcagggggtttggggtgatttgggtgttttggggtggctccaggggtggttttggggggatttgggggctctgaaggtgggatttggggtggctcattcatgggggatttgggggctctgagggtgggatttggggtggctcATTcatggggggatttggggggctctgagggTGGGGTTTGGGTCCTGGGGGTCTCACCCCACTCTGAGCCCCCCGTTTGTGCCCCCCCAGCCCGTTCCCTTCATTGCCACCATCCCGGGGGGGCTgatccccaaaaaaaccatcGTCATCAAGGGCTTCGTGCCCCACCACGCCAACAGGTACTGgggacccccaggacccctccccaaaatcccctcaaatcctcctcaaacctcccatcaacactccaggacccccaaatccccctcaaacccccccaaatcccccgtcaccaccccgggacccccaaacaccccaaaatcccctcaaaatcccccctgtcaccaccccaggaccccccaaatcccctcaaatcctcctcaaacctcccatcaacactccaggaccccccaaatccctcccaaacccccccaaatcccccccaaacacccccaaaatcccctcaaaatcccctcTGTCACCACCCCAGGAGCCCCAAATCCTCCTCAAACCTCCATCAACACTccaggaccccaaatcccccccaaagcccccaaaatcccccccaaatctcccctgTCACCACtccaggacccccaaaccccccaaaatcccctcaaaatcccctcTGTCaccaccc is from Agelaius phoeniceus isolate bAgePho1 chromosome 36, bAgePho1.hap1, whole genome shotgun sequence and encodes:
- the LGALS4 gene encoding LOW QUALITY PROTEIN: galectin-4 (The sequence of the model RefSeq protein was modified relative to this genomic sequence to represent the inferred CDS: inserted 1 base in 1 codon), with protein sequence MAFVPPPGYLPSYNPPLPYVAPVPGGLWPGMAVYVQGVVTPQAEWFRVNLAAGPQEEADVALHVNPRFGAGLAVLNSRRGGHWGDERRRELQPLCQGGAFEMVISVTPEGYRILVNGTFYEEFPHRLPPEQVTAVNVDGDLELHSASVLGGGGAFPPCVPDAPQVTPSYPDCNLPVMGQPPTLHPPVPFIATIPGGLIPKKTIVIKGFVPHHANRFYINLRAGAGGDVVLHLNPRMDEDNAVVRNALLGGTWGXEERDLPCCSPFQRGCYFDLSIRCGNHRFKVFVQGQPLFDFHHRVPAGPHVDVLEIEGDVVLSYVHF